The following DNA comes from Shinella zoogloeoides.
GATCTTGGCGGACGGATAGGCGGCGAGAACGGCGTTGGTGATCGTCTTGGCGCAGTGGCCGCAGGTCATGTCGGACACGGTGAAGGCGAGAGTGGTCTCGTTGCTCATGGGTGGTCTCCTGTTTTGTACCGGCATGCTGAAGCCTTCCCCCATGGCAAGGTCAAGAGCCTATCCGAGAAGACGCCGCAGGAGGGTGAGGAACTGGTCGCGGGCGCGCGTGCCGCCCAGCCGCTCCAGACAGTCCGCCTCGAAATCCGCCTCGGCGCGCCGGGCGTCGGCCAGCAGGCTTTCTCCAGCCGGGGTCAGGTGGATCGCGTAGGAGCGGCGGTCGTTCGGGGCGCTGCGTCGTTCCGTCAGGTGGCGGCTTTCCAGCTCGTTCATCAGCACCACGAAATTCGCCCGCTGGATGCCAAGCGCTGCCGCAATCTCCGATTGCTTCCGGCCGGGATTTTGCGCGATCAGGGACAGGACGCTGAATTCGGCCGGGCGCAGGCTCAGCCTGGAAAAGTGCAGCAGGAAACGGTTCGTGAACTGGCCGTGCGCCCGCCGGAGCTGATGCGTCACGCTTTGGGCGACGGTGGAGGTGTCGAGCGCGTCGTCGGCCGGAAGTTCGTAAGTTTCACTTATCTTTTCCAAGGCTTGGCCATCCTCGCCCGTGCCGGGCAGGTCCCGGCACGCGGTCTGGAATGAACCATAAAGGCACGGATGGCCCGCGCAAGATGCGTCTCGCGAGATTGCAGGAATTTTCTACGCGCAATCCATGGGCGAGAAATGATTTTGCCGGAAACCGTATCCGTCTCCACGCCTGACGTTTACTTCAGGCCGGCGTCACTCAATCATGGGTGGCTGTTTCCTCAGTCGAGGACGAATCGCTGGAGACGGTCCTGCAAGAGGCCGATCGTCGCGACATCGGCATTGGCGAAGGCGAAGCGTAGGTAGCCTTCCTGCCGCGCGCCGAAATAGCTGCCGGGAAGGCAGAGGATGCCGGCTTCCTTGGCCAGCTTCTCCGCCACCCTTGCCGAGGAAACGCCATCGAACGGATGGCCGATGAAAGCGAAATAGGCGCCGACCGCGCCGACACGCCAGGCCGGTGCGCCGGCCATGGTGGCGCGCAGCGCCTCCACCCGGCGGGCGATCTCGCGCCGGTTCTCCTCGCGCCAGTCCGCAAGCAGCGGAAGGGCCGTCGCGACGGCGGCCTGCGCCGAGCGCGGCGGGCAGATCTGGAGATTGTCCATGATTTTCGCCACCTGTTCGACGACGGCGGGGCCGGCCGTGATGGCGCCGAGCCGGTGGCCGGGGATGCAGAAGGATTTCGAGAAGCTGTAGAGGCCGATCAACGTTTCTTCCCAGCCCTTGCGGCCGAAAAGCTCGTGCGGACGGCCCGCGCCGACAGGCAGGAAATCGCGATAGGTCTCGTCGAGGATGAGCCAGATGCCGCGCGCCGCACACAGGTCGTAGATGGCCGAAAGCAGCTCCGGCGGATACACCGCTCCCGTCGGGTTGTTCGGGGAGACGAGGGCGATCGCCCGGACGTCCGGCGCGATGGCGGCGGCAAGCGTATCGATGTCCGGCAGGAAGCCGTTCTCCGGGTCGCAGGGCGCGAAGCGCGTCTTGATGCCGAGCATGGCCAGGGTGGTTTCCTGGTTGAAGTAATAGGGGTCGCTCATCAGCACGGCGTCGCCCGCCCCGGCAATCGCCATGGCGGCGCAGATGAAGGCCTGGTTGCAGCCCGATGTGACATGGACGTTGTCGGCTGCAAGCGGCGCGCCGTAAGTCCCGGCAAGATGTGCGCCATAAGCCTTGCGCAGGTTCTCCTCGCCCTCGATGGGGCCGTATCCGGTATAGGCGCGGGAAGCGGCGTTCTCGCCGAGCAGGCGCAACATTTCCGGATGAGGCGGATAGCCGGGCACGGCCTGCGACAGGTCGATCATCGGCCCGTTGCGGCCGTCATAGGCGGCGGCCCAGGCGAAGACGGAGGGGATCGGCGGGGCGGCGAGGGTTTCGACGAGCGGATTGAAGCGGGGCATGGACGTGTCTCTGAAGGTCAGGCGCGGGTCTTGCGCTGGGGGCTGGAGGCGGTCCGGCGCGGGGCCGGGGCCGGGAGGGGGCGATGGGGTTCGGCTGCGCGGCCGCGGCCGCGCAGCAGCATGCGGGCGGAAGCGTGCGGTTCGGGCAGGTTCTCCTCGAGCGAGGCGAAGAGCCAGTCGATGAACACCTTGACGATCGGCGTCTGGCGGGCGGACTGTCGGCAGGTGACGTAGAAGGCGTGGTTGGCCGGCACCGTCAGGTCGAAGGGCACGACCAGCTCGCCCCGGGCGATGAGGTTGCCGGCGGTGATC
Coding sequences within:
- a CDS encoding MarR family winged helix-turn-helix transcriptional regulator, yielding MEKISETYELPADDALDTSTVAQSVTHQLRRAHGQFTNRFLLHFSRLSLRPAEFSVLSLIAQNPGRKQSEIAAALGIQRANFVVLMNELESRHLTERRSAPNDRRSYAIHLTPAGESLLADARRAEADFEADCLERLGGTRARDQFLTLLRRLLG
- a CDS encoding heavy-metal-associated domain-containing protein — its product is MSNETTLAFTVSDMTCGHCAKTITNAVLAAYPSAKIDIDLAAKRVSIANAGDRAAVASVIEAEGYSPADA
- a CDS encoding aminotransferase, with translation MPRFNPLVETLAAPPIPSVFAWAAAYDGRNGPMIDLSQAVPGYPPHPEMLRLLGENAASRAYTGYGPIEGEENLRKAYGAHLAGTYGAPLAADNVHVTSGCNQAFICAAMAIAGAGDAVLMSDPYYFNQETTLAMLGIKTRFAPCDPENGFLPDIDTLAAAIAPDVRAIALVSPNNPTGAVYPPELLSAIYDLCAARGIWLILDETYRDFLPVGAGRPHELFGRKGWEETLIGLYSFSKSFCIPGHRLGAITAGPAVVEQVAKIMDNLQICPPRSAQAAVATALPLLADWREENRREIARRVEALRATMAGAPAWRVGAVGAYFAFIGHPFDGVSSARVAEKLAKEAGILCLPGSYFGARQEGYLRFAFANADVATIGLLQDRLQRFVLD